Genomic segment of Desulfomicrobium apsheronum:
GAAGGCCGCACCGTTGCCACCAGGGTCTCCCGGGCCACCTTGCCCGCCGAAAGGATACGCAGGGACTGCTGGGCCGCCGCCTTGGCCGAGGCCACGGTTTCGGCCATGCGCCGGGGCGAATGGGCCAGCCCGCACATGTAGACGCCCTGCTTCAGGAAATCCACAGGCCGCCATTTGCTGTCCGCCTCCTGGAAGAAGCCGTTGGCGTCGGTCTTGACCCCGAAGATCTCCACCAGATCGTCCACCTCGTTCGGCTCCACCCCGCTCGACAGGGACAGGATGTCCGCGTGCACCTCTATTTCATTGCCCAGGATCGGGTCCAGGGCGGTGATCACGGGCTTGCCCTCGACAAAGCGCACCGTGGGCGGTTTTTCCAGATCATAACGGATGAAGATCACTCCGGCCTTGCGCGCCTGGGTGTAGTAGGTCTCAAGAAAACCATGGGCCATGATGTCGCGGTAGAAGACATAGATGGGCAGGTCGGGGTTGCGCTCCTTCATGGTCAGCACGTTTTTCAGCATCTCCGGGCAGCAGATGCGGCTGCAGTAGTTGCGCTCGCCTTCCTTGCGGGACCGCCAGCACTGGATCATGGCCACCGCGCCGAGGCTGCCCACGTCAAGCGCGCCCGTGGCCAGTTTCTCTTCCAGCCCGAAATGGGTCATGACGGTCCTGTGCACGCAGAAGCCGCTCTCGTAGATCTTGGCCTCATGACCGCCGGTGGCCAGAATGGTCACGCCGTGCTCCAGCGGGAAGATGCCATTGTCGCCGCTTATGGCGGAGCGGAAGCGTCCGGCGCTGCCCCTCGACAGGACCACGCGCGCATCCTTGAAGACCTTGATGCGCGGATGCTTTTCCACCTGGGCGACGAGGTCCTCCATGTACTTGCGCGGGTCCGTGCCATCGAGCTGGGTATGCAGGCGCAGGGCCATGCCGCCGAGCTCCTCCTCGGCCTCCACCAGACAGACACCAAAGCCCTGGTCGGCGATGGCCATGGACGCGGTCAGTCCGGCCAGGCCTCCGCCCACCACCAGCGCCGAGCGCGACACGTCCATGAGCACGTCCGGCGGCGTGGGATCGACTCCCTGCAATTTGGCCACGGCCATGGACAGGCTGGAGAATATTTCGCGGGCCACATCCACGGCGTCACGCCCGTTGAAGGTCGGGGTGTGCACGTCGACCACGTCCATGAGCGCCGGATTGAGCCCCACGGTGCGAGCCATCTCCTTCAAGCGCGGGATGTAGGCGTAGGGCATGCAGGCCCCGATGAGAATGCGGTTGGGTTTCTTCTGTTTGACCGTTTCAAGGATCTGCTTCCAGCCAGCTTCGGTGCAGGCCTGGAACACCGGTAGCACCGTGCCGACAGAATGGACCCGGCCCACGGTGCGCGCCAGTTCGTCCAGATTCACCGCCTTGCCCAGGGTCGGGCAGGAGGTGCACACGGCCACCAGGGTGCGCACGGGCTCGCGGGAAACATCCAGATACTCCGGCTCCTCGGGCGCTGGAGCCGCCCCCAGCACGTCGTAGATCTTGATCATGCGCGCCGCCGCCTCGGACGCCGCTCCGGCCTGCATAACCGATTCGGAGATGTCGCGGGGTTCGCCGAACGATCCGGCCGCGAACACGCCGACCCGGCTGGTCCGCTCCGGGGCATAGGGCTGGGTCTTGCAAAAGCCCCACTCGTTGGTCTCGATGCCGACCGTGGCGGCGAACTTGTCCATGCCCTTCGGGGGCCGGGCGCCCACGGCCAGGACGACCATGTCGAATTCCTCCGACCGGCGCGTGCCGTCGTCGTTCAGCGATTCGAGCAGCACCCCGCCGCCCTCGGCGGCAGGCACGACCGAGTGCGGCCGGTTGCGCACGAAATGCACGCCCTGCTGCACGGCCTTTTGACGGTAATCGTCCCAGCCTTTGCCGAAGGTGCGCATGTCCATGTAGAAGATGGTGGCATCCACCGCCCCGTCCGTGACCTTCTTGGCCAGCATGGCCTCCTTCATGGAGAACATGCAGCAGACCGAGGAGCAGTAATTGGCGTTCTTGCCCACATCGCGCGAGCCCACGCATTGAATCCAGGCGATCCTGTTCACAGGCTTCCCATCACCCGGCCGCGTCAACCTGCCGCCCGTGGGACCGGTGCCGCTCAGCAGGCGCTCGAACTCCACGGCGGTGAGCACGGCCGGATGGCCGTACCCCCAGATATCCCGTCCGCCGTTCGGGTCCATGTCGGGATTGTAGCAGTCGAAGCCTCCGGCCAGGATCACCGCGCTGACCTGCAGCTCTTCGGTGGTGTCGGACATGATGCGCATGTAGTGCTTGTCCAGCCAGGGCACGAACTTCTTGGACGAGAGCGGCTTCATGAACAGATCCCGCGCCCCGCGCCGCACCAGCTCGGCCGCCGCCTCTTCCTGCCCGGCGGCAGCCAGGACGGCCACAGGCATACCGGGACTCAGCTCCTGGGCGCGGGTCATGACGCGCTGGGCATCCACGCCCTGCAGATTGAGCCCCACGAGCACGAAATTGATCGGTGCGCCGGATTCAAGCAGGTCCAGGGCCTCCTGGCCGCCGGCCGCCTCAAAGACCGGAAATTGCAGATGCTCAAGGCTTTCCCGCACCGTTGAGCGGGTCTGCTCCTCCTCGTCCGCCACCAGAATGCCGAACCGCGCGCGCTCTTCGAACTTGAGATCGATGGCCCCGGTCGGACAGACTTCGTGGCATTTCCAGCAGCGGATGCAGTTATCAAGATCCAGGACATAATGATTGGGAATGGCATGCGGCACGGGCAGATACACCGCCGAACGCTTCGTCAGCCCGGCGTTGAATTCGCTCGGGACCTTGACCGGGCAGACCTCGGAACATTTTCCGCAGCTGACGCACTTGTGCGGATCGACCAGTGGGGAGCGCTTGCTCAGGCTGACGAAGAACTTGCCGGGTTCACCTTCCAGGGACGCAAGTTCCGTTGAAAGCATCAAATCTATATTTTCATGAAACATGCCTTTGCGCAGACAAAACTGGCTGGACGCATCCCGGCTCATGAGCGGAAGCATGCGGCACATGCCGCAGTGATCCGAAGGGAACTGGTAATCCAGCTGGCTCAGGATGCCGCCATGACTGGGGCGTTTGTCGATCAGGGCCACCTTGTGTCCGGTCACGGCCAGATCAAGAGCCGCCCGGATTCCGGCGATACCCGCGCCCACCACCAACGCGCCGTATTGTTTCCTCATTGCCTCCTCCTCGGATTCAAGCCAGGTGCGAAACCGTATCCTGATATTCGTCCTCCCTGAACACCGTCAGGGGCGGGGCCTGGTCCAGACTGAGCCCAGGCTGATAGTCGAAACTCTTCTGCGTGCGGGCGGCCACGGTGCGGAACAGCTCCACGACCTCCACCCCGTTGGGGCAGGCGTTGGAACACTGGCCGCAGCCGACACAGGCCGTACTCATGTGCGCCATGCGCGTGAGGTGATAAAAGACGGTGTCGGTGGGCAGCTTGAGGCTGCCCTTGCGCTTGGCCCAATCCAGATATTGCCAGGGCTTGTGCTCGAAGACGTCGGTATTGAAGACGCACTCCTTGCAGTAGCAGACCGGGCAGGCCACCCGGCAGTTGTAGCAGTTCACGCAGGAACCCAGATACTGGGCCAGCTTCTCCAGCGTCGAGGTCCGCTCCTGCACACTGGCGTACATGGCGTCCCGCGCCACCTCACGCTCACTGACCAGGGCAGCGACGGCGG
This window contains:
- a CDS encoding FAD-dependent oxidoreductase; translated protein: MRKQYGALVVGAGIAGIRAALDLAVTGHKVALIDKRPSHGGILSQLDYQFPSDHCGMCRMLPLMSRDASSQFCLRKGMFHENIDLMLSTELASLEGEPGKFFVSLSKRSPLVDPHKCVSCGKCSEVCPVKVPSEFNAGLTKRSAVYLPVPHAIPNHYVLDLDNCIRCWKCHEVCPTGAIDLKFEERARFGILVADEEEQTRSTVRESLEHLQFPVFEAAGGQEALDLLESGAPINFVLVGLNLQGVDAQRVMTRAQELSPGMPVAVLAAAGQEEAAAELVRRGARDLFMKPLSSKKFVPWLDKHYMRIMSDTTEELQVSAVILAGGFDCYNPDMDPNGGRDIWGYGHPAVLTAVEFERLLSGTGPTGGRLTRPGDGKPVNRIAWIQCVGSRDVGKNANYCSSVCCMFSMKEAMLAKKVTDGAVDATIFYMDMRTFGKGWDDYRQKAVQQGVHFVRNRPHSVVPAAEGGGVLLESLNDDGTRRSEEFDMVVLAVGARPPKGMDKFAATVGIETNEWGFCKTQPYAPERTSRVGVFAAGSFGEPRDISESVMQAGAASEAAARMIKIYDVLGAAPAPEEPEYLDVSREPVRTLVAVCTSCPTLGKAVNLDELARTVGRVHSVGTVLPVFQACTEAGWKQILETVKQKKPNRILIGACMPYAYIPRLKEMARTVGLNPALMDVVDVHTPTFNGRDAVDVAREIFSSLSMAVAKLQGVDPTPPDVLMDVSRSALVVGGGLAGLTASMAIADQGFGVCLVEAEEELGGMALRLHTQLDGTDPRKYMEDLVAQVEKHPRIKVFKDARVVLSRGSAGRFRSAISGDNGIFPLEHGVTILATGGHEAKIYESGFCVHRTVMTHFGLEEKLATGALDVGSLGAVAMIQCWRSRKEGERNYCSRICCPEMLKNVLTMKERNPDLPIYVFYRDIMAHGFLETYYTQARKAGVIFIRYDLEKPPTVRFVEGKPVITALDPILGNEIEVHADILSLSSGVEPNEVDDLVEIFGVKTDANGFFQEADSKWRPVDFLKQGVYMCGLAHSPRRMAETVASAKAAAQQSLRILSAGKVARETLVATVRPSLCSLCQACVAACPYGARTVDLENELILVDEMLCQGCGACAAVCPNSATVIKGFHDGPMMAVIDAALEQLA